The Sabethes cyaneus chromosome 1, idSabCyanKW18_F2, whole genome shotgun sequence DNA segment ctgatttatgaaattaaatttgaaattatggtgaaatgtgcaggtttttacgaaaaataatcactggcgggtgttgaaaatgactagttctatgaaaataaagtgtgttttttaacattactcctgcattttggattttgaaaagcttttggctccgcttttgacgtttatttggctcccgattttctatccgccgaactacactcaaaatatatttcacgtcgaagttacctgaaaagttatgtgaatattttccacccagcttttcgtgtactatttacgtgattttcaggtgattcgcacgcatactaatgggttaacgtgaaaatcagatagatgttattattttttccaataacaatcacctgaaagtcacgtaaatccctgtagagaaatttacgtgatttttcacgtggataggacgtgtggattattttgagtgtatatatatagtaactataatcagcacctgtacataatttggacacctacagcaaaatcaaatggaagtgtccaaattatgtacagctgctgatggggtccaaaataggttggttaccctatatttcggtcagaaaatgttttatttcgaaTTTCGAGCAGCTTCGCTCCAGTTTTCAAGTAGTCGCagagttttttttaaactggCATCTTTGAAACATTAGGCAAACGTTATGTGCTTTGCTTTGAGCTTTCTGTGTGTCGATATGATCGAATCGATATATCTCTCTTCCCTGTGTTTGACAGAATGCTATTGTATAGTAATTTCTGATCGTATTTTTGAGAACTAAGTCCATGATTAAAATTCTTTGGGTACAGGCATGTTGAGTTTAGACTCTATTCATCATCTTTTATCACAGATTTTATTTATAGTGCCGTATAGTTCCACCGCTTTTATGTGGTCTTCAAAAATCGGTGGGTGTTTACATTTAGTTCGAGGCGTGGAACACAAGTTTTGTGGATTATGTTTATTAAGGTGtcattatagttactatatatagtatatatagtaactataggtgTCATCAACTTCAACATATTTACCTACATACcgtaaaggcccaaacacaatgcatacggattttattacgttgcggatatttgacagaaaacccatggaaaaactgtcaaattgccgcaacgtagtaaaatccgtatgcattgtgtctgggccttaatagTGTATAACCGTAATACAGTGGACAGTGCTCAACGTCGCGGTTGCAGCAAAACAACATAAATACAGAATCGAGTTTTCTGCGTAACTGCTGTTATCGGTATCAATATTGGATTAAAAGCACTAAAACAATCGTCGAGTCAAAGTTATATGACCTTGAAGACTAGCGCCAGTACTGTCTACTGTGTCTTGTAACACGTAACACATATAAATAACAAAGTGAAGTCATAATATGATACCAAAATAAACccgtattaagtttttttttgtcgtttcaGGTAACAGAAAGGGAAAGCGACTTCGCTGCTCGTTGTTAAAATGGCTGTGGAGAGCCCAGTAGTGGACAGCTACTTTCAGCAGTTTTGCGATTACATGAAGCGTGATACAAGAGGAGTAGAGGTAATTTTTTAATCTATATTACCTCTCATTACTAAAACAAGGCTATACAATTATCAAGTTAAGGATCGGAGATTGACCCCAAATCAGGTCAATCATTGGCATACGACATCACTTGACACATTTCATGCCTTccgctttaaaataaaaacattgatatttcatttgattcattattTATTGATTAATACTCATTTGGTAACTCTCTTTTGAAGACCAATGGATATAgatagaaaatatggcactagGTATTTGAACTGTACTTCTGGGCTGATTTAGGCTAAGTACAAAGCGGACCATCGAACTTGGCTCGGACATTTTAAGAAAAGAAATCGTTCAAATTTTTAAGTGCGAGCATAGTCGATGGAGTTAACGagaaaattatatttaaaataaattagatccttttaaaattttatttacgtGGTTCAAGAGTTATGCATTTTTACAATAAGCTATAaggttttttcaaatttttaaaatatcgtTTTCAGTCTTAAATCTATAAACTATACCCGTGAACAAAGGTCCGACGATTGCTGAAAACCTTCTGTTCAAACTTGACTGTTGAAAATTGGCCAGTTCCGAGATGCTTTTATTTTGGAGCCCCTGGGGTTCTCTTTGATAGAATTCGCAACACCATTTCTGAATCTTTCTGTGATTCATTTTTCGGTCAACAAATATAACGTCGTAGTCAAATTCTCAGCTTGTCAAAAGGAAGCCGTCAATTTTAGTCTAAATTTCAGTTATATACCCGAAGTCTAGTATaccactttttttttgaaaactaaatataGTACACTGCAATAATAGCAAATTAAACGTTCAGCTAATCAAATTCTTCCCATCATAAGAAAATTGTTTTctttattcaaatttttgcgATATACCTGTTATTGCCGTTTTTCATTTTGTTCGATCTTATCAAATGCTTCAATTTTTCTGTGTTATTTTAGATCGCAACCTATACCATCTCTGGAGTTTTATTCGCTGTTGCCTATAACAAGATCAGACCGGTAACTTTGTCACTCTTATGACAGTTAAAATCACAAAATAATCATCTATAATTTATTGTAAATTGCCTAAATTCCTTTAACAAGCTCACCCGATTCGGCAAACCGTCGGACATCCCGAAGCACTTCATTCGCGAGCAAATCCCACAGTACGGTCGCGTTCAGAAGATTGAACCAACAATTCAGTCCGGTCCGTTGCTGATCGTAAAACATCGACCACCGTTAAATTTGTTCTTTTGGTCTAGCAAAACGTTGCCCGTTCGGGTGGCTGGTATCGACATCAACGCAAACGGTTACTCGTGGCTACAGTCGGTGGTAGTTGACCGTAAGGTCACATTCCTCCCTATTCAGGCCAGCAGTAGCAAGGAGTTTGCCGAGTGCAGCGTTTACTTTCAGGAACTGTCGAGCGATAGGAAATGGCACCGCAAGGTAGATGTGGCGCAGGCTTTGCTCAATCTCGGTTTCGCGAAGCTAACCGTTCCGGTACCGAGAGGAAAAATTGACAGCAAAGATGTATTCGAGCGAAAGATTCAGGCCTACTTTCGTACGTTGGCTAGAAGCGAAAACACTGCCAAAGAACGCCGTATCGGACTGTGGCAGCAGACGTAAGTTGTAAGC contains these protein-coding regions:
- the LOC128744266 gene encoding protein C3orf33 homolog, whose protein sequence is MAVESPVVDSYFQQFCDYMKRDTRGVEIATYTISGVLFAVAYNKIRPLTRFGKPSDIPKHFIREQIPQYGRVQKIEPTIQSGPLLIVKHRPPLNLFFWSSKTLPVRVAGIDINANGYSWLQSVVVDRKVTFLPIQASSSKEFAECSVYFQELSSDRKWHRKVDVAQALLNLGFAKLTVPVPRGKIDSKDVFERKIQAYFRTLARSENTAKERRIGLWQQTLPPKLWPVKLWQNALDGLALRIMPKTHRLPELVR